From one Rosa rugosa chromosome 4, drRosRugo1.1, whole genome shotgun sequence genomic stretch:
- the LOC133744339 gene encoding uncharacterized protein LOC133744339: MRECGTKKTLLLVKLASFLHHVRLQEFRFHNMKQTHSHPSRARVVRWCAPAAGFLKINVDGSFNHITRKGGLGFVVRNELGHMLAGGACPLSGLISPEHAEILACKRAVEFAADHALIPAVLETDASEVKRQLTQHISSNTSVLGRIYDDVGNFLETLMGISVSYVGRKGNLVAHTLAAHACTLRQDSFYFSTPAFLQSAIAAEFCNV; the protein is encoded by the coding sequence ATGAGAGAGTGTGGAACCAAAAAAACACTGCTGCTTGTGAAGTTAGCCTCCTTCTTGCATCACGTACGACTTCAGGAGTTCAGGTTTCATAATATGAAACAGACTCATTCCCATCCTAGCAGAGCTCGAGTAGTTCGATGGTGTGCACCTGCAGCTGGTTTTTTGAAGATCAATGTAGATGGATCGTTTAACCACATTACCAGGAAGGGGGGCCTTGGTTTTGTGGTTCGTAATGAATTGGGTCATATGTTGGCTGGGGGGGCATGTCCTCTTAGTGGTCTTATATCACCGGAACATGCAGAAATACTTGCTTGCAAGAGAGCTGTGGAGTTTGCAGCCGATCATGCTCTAATACCGGCTGTTTTGGAGACTGATGCGTCGGAAGTGAAGCGGCAACTCACACAACACATTTCTTCAAATACATCGGTGTTGGGAAGAATCTATGATGATGTGGGCAACTTTTTGGAAACGTTGATGGGTATCAGTGTGTCCTATGTTGGCAGGAAAGGCAATCTAGTTGCGCATACGTTAGCAGCACATGCCTGCACTCTTAGGCAGgattctttctatttttctaCTCCCGCTTTTCTTCAATCTGCTATAGCAGCAGAGTTTTGTAATGTTTGA